A genome region from Dickeya dadantii NCPPB 898 includes the following:
- a CDS encoding putative virulence factor yields MKPLTPKQLSSRLSRQLQSVSQGVDQAIAWVDETRRNVPRLDMEADRLIVKLRRCRNKARGLSDSSLKEIAMGMFGLAQGGKTYLLTSLAGNENGRIETSIGGVTLDYQKNINPDNQQPAFVTRFTRQAEGKNTPNPVQVQLLNEADIARIMAYAFVLEDSQNPAPELDEQHIAEHLKTLSLHRQQEAVPGLDGDDVVALWDYLVRHDARRQKPLERKFWPLAVELAPHLSIDDRASLFSVLWGEQSEYTSLYRHFAHTLEQLSGTRKVLAPISLLVDESLQPDSGIFNANLFDRLNSPSDLSAQVRPIVNGRAARNVELSLAELLMLAAEVQIPLLSPPKETLFEQVDLLDFPGFSLQDEPEFEPDEDNPERLLRLKPHPLSRALLRAKRAYLLERYTDDQEMNLLMVCTAAACKADVRHVGRALDFWVRHTQGENPQVRSRRKPGLIWAVTRHDRRFTHGYNNDEAVQRYVGNPGDAWGTMLAMDKRGINRMAAWLDAEVRREVKLGRINEQLSELQRELSDNLLGSWYQPAGADDPAHKQHIAESMLKALQTRTGVHGELLERLLPSRDELRRLYLQQQEQAQRNFASYQEAQDTAVPLVSYEPFGVGMDIDLFSDDADPSEEDETVVAPAPTEEEQTENHSYEAEFARNLYRYWINHLRNLPENVAIIELLGINRPTIEMLVEELITASVRLKIDDELQTMLLDSGQLGINRESKADRQVSRALNVLGDFVAWLGFQQVPEAGRPDSRVNKGNKIFAKPEKQTANFGTSRRLTKLSATPVNNTAYYIYDWLIGLNEMIIQNAGYAAGRDIKPKQRERLGTILGLIKPTES; encoded by the coding sequence ATGAAACCATTAACGCCCAAACAGCTGTCGAGCCGTCTCAGCCGTCAGTTACAGTCCGTTTCGCAAGGCGTGGATCAGGCGATCGCCTGGGTGGATGAAACCCGGCGCAACGTTCCCCGCCTGGATATGGAAGCCGATCGGCTTATCGTCAAGCTGCGGCGCTGTCGCAACAAGGCCCGCGGCCTGTCCGATTCGTCGTTAAAAGAGATCGCCATGGGCATGTTCGGGTTGGCTCAGGGCGGCAAAACTTATCTGCTGACCTCGCTGGCCGGTAACGAAAACGGACGAATTGAAACCTCTATCGGCGGCGTTACGTTGGATTACCAGAAAAACATCAATCCGGACAACCAGCAACCGGCCTTTGTCACCCGCTTTACCCGGCAGGCTGAAGGCAAAAACACCCCGAATCCGGTACAGGTCCAGTTGCTCAACGAGGCCGATATCGCCCGAATTATGGCCTATGCCTTCGTACTGGAAGACAGTCAGAACCCGGCGCCGGAGCTTGACGAACAGCATATCGCCGAGCACCTGAAAACCCTGTCGTTGCACCGCCAGCAGGAAGCGGTGCCCGGGCTGGACGGCGATGACGTGGTCGCGTTGTGGGATTATCTGGTGCGCCACGACGCCCGGCGTCAAAAGCCGCTGGAACGCAAATTCTGGCCGCTGGCGGTGGAGCTGGCGCCGCACCTCAGCATCGACGACCGCGCCAGCCTGTTCTCGGTTCTGTGGGGCGAACAGTCGGAATACACTTCGCTCTACCGCCATTTCGCCCACACGCTGGAGCAATTGTCCGGCACCCGCAAGGTACTGGCGCCGATCAGCCTGCTGGTGGATGAATCACTGCAACCCGACAGCGGTATTTTCAACGCCAACCTGTTCGACCGGCTCAATAGCCCTTCCGATCTCAGCGCGCAGGTGCGCCCCATCGTCAACGGCCGCGCGGCCAGAAATGTAGAGCTGTCGCTGGCGGAACTGCTCATGCTGGCGGCTGAAGTGCAAATTCCGCTGCTGTCACCGCCAAAGGAAACGTTGTTCGAACAGGTGGACCTGCTCGATTTTCCCGGTTTCAGCCTGCAGGACGAGCCGGAATTCGAGCCGGACGAGGATAACCCGGAGCGGCTGTTGCGCCTCAAGCCACACCCGTTGTCCCGTGCATTGCTGCGCGCCAAACGCGCCTATCTGCTGGAGCGTTATACCGACGATCAGGAAATGAATCTGCTGATGGTCTGTACCGCCGCCGCCTGCAAAGCGGACGTACGCCACGTCGGCCGGGCGCTGGATTTTTGGGTGCGTCATACCCAGGGTGAAAACCCGCAAGTCCGTAGTCGCCGCAAACCCGGCCTGATCTGGGCGGTGACCCGTCATGACCGGCGTTTCACCCACGGCTATAACAACGATGAAGCGGTACAGCGTTACGTGGGTAACCCCGGCGATGCCTGGGGCACCATGCTGGCGATGGACAAGCGCGGCATCAACAGGATGGCGGCCTGGCTGGACGCGGAGGTTCGCCGTGAAGTCAAACTGGGGCGCATCAACGAACAACTGAGCGAATTGCAGCGCGAGCTGTCCGATAACCTGCTTGGCAGTTGGTATCAGCCGGCCGGCGCCGATGACCCGGCGCACAAACAGCATATCGCCGAGTCGATGCTCAAAGCGTTGCAAACCCGAACCGGCGTGCACGGCGAACTGCTGGAACGGCTATTGCCTTCCCGCGATGAACTACGTCGGCTGTATCTGCAACAACAGGAACAGGCGCAACGCAACTTCGCGTCCTATCAGGAAGCGCAGGATACGGCGGTGCCGCTGGTCAGCTATGAACCGTTTGGCGTCGGGATGGATATCGACCTGTTCAGCGATGACGCCGACCCGAGCGAAGAAGACGAAACTGTCGTCGCGCCGGCGCCGACCGAGGAAGAGCAAACCGAAAACCACAGCTATGAAGCGGAGTTCGCCCGTAATCTGTACCGGTATTGGATCAACCACTTGCGCAACCTACCGGAAAACGTCGCCATCATTGAATTACTGGGGATTAACCGCCCCACCATCGAAATGCTGGTGGAGGAACTGATTACGGCCAGCGTGCGGCTGAAGATTGACGATGAGCTGCAAACCATGCTGTTGGATTCCGGGCAACTGGGTATTAACCGGGAAAGCAAAGCGGATCGACAGGTTTCGCGCGCGCTCAACGTGCTCGGCGATTTCGTCGCCTGGCTAGGCTTTCAGCAGGTGCCCGAGGCCGGCCGACCGGACAGCCGCGTCAACAAAGGCAACAAGATCTTTGCCAAGCCGGAAAAGCAAACGGCCAACTTCGGCACCTCCCGACGGTTGACCAAACTGTCGGCGACGCCGGTCAACAATACCGCCTATTACATTTATGACTGGCTGATCGGCCTGAACGAGATGATTATCCAGAACGCCGGCTATGCGGCTGGGCGTGACATCAAACCCAAACAGCGCGAACGTCTGGGAACGATTCTGGGTCTGATCAAACCGACCGAAAGCTGA
- a CDS encoding GMC family oxidoreductase, which translates to MNLITPHQAEQTDYDVVIVGGGIAGSLMAKTLTRGGKRCLILEAGDGDNLHYAGYRHTLQRYRQHPGKNHQVSGPRNVNAPAPHDTALQPLMPDGYDDRGYLVQRGPLPFSSTYCRQLGGTSLQWLGSAMRMLPEDFELQSRYGIGLDWPLRYNDLEPWYRAAEYELGVSANVEEQAYLGIRFPPDYVYPMQGLPPAWGDRQLARRLNGMTVMEDGQATPLTLRGTPSARNGVPHPGYEHGRGYHPRGAAGSPHLGLRCSGNSYCTPLCPTQARYNALKTLEDADPALLDVVTCSVAHKLLIDPSTDAITGVQFRHYVHQETALHHLHTVSARRYVLAGNAIANAVLLLASDACKGNDLVGRHLMDHPVLPVWGRADAPLWPMRGPLATSGIEAMRGGPARAHRAAYRIELSNDGWRWPVNALYHDIEHLLAEPLCGARLRSQMRERLSRQFSARCLVEQLPEYNNRVTIHPDYRDALGNHRPVIHYDLSLYTRTGVARAGNAMRQICRHAGIRDHSHYSPDDPGYFTCQGQPLAFVGAGHIAGTHCMGSSPHHSVVDRQQRSWIHKNLYLVGAGNMVSMGTAPPTLTLAALTLWAARTILSELDRMCASTR; encoded by the coding sequence ATGAATCTCATCACCCCTCATCAGGCTGAGCAGACCGATTACGACGTGGTGATCGTCGGCGGCGGCATTGCCGGTTCGCTGATGGCAAAAACCCTGACCCGCGGGGGAAAACGCTGCCTGATACTGGAGGCCGGCGACGGTGATAACCTGCATTACGCCGGATACCGGCATACGCTGCAGCGTTATCGCCAGCATCCGGGCAAAAACCATCAGGTATCCGGCCCACGTAACGTCAACGCGCCGGCGCCGCACGATACCGCCCTCCAGCCCCTGATGCCCGACGGCTATGACGACCGCGGCTATCTGGTGCAACGTGGTCCGTTACCATTCAGTTCCACCTACTGCCGCCAGCTCGGCGGCACGTCGCTACAGTGGCTCGGCAGCGCCATGCGCATGCTGCCGGAAGATTTCGAATTGCAAAGCCGCTACGGTATCGGGCTGGACTGGCCGTTGCGCTACAACGATCTTGAACCCTGGTATCGGGCGGCGGAGTACGAACTGGGCGTCTCGGCCAATGTAGAGGAACAGGCGTATCTGGGAATCCGGTTTCCGCCGGATTATGTCTATCCGATGCAAGGTCTGCCCCCTGCCTGGGGCGATCGACAGCTGGCGCGCCGCCTCAACGGCATGACGGTTATGGAAGACGGACAGGCGACACCGTTGACCCTGCGCGGCACGCCGTCCGCGCGCAACGGCGTGCCGCACCCCGGTTACGAACACGGCCGCGGCTATCATCCTCGCGGCGCGGCAGGCAGCCCGCATCTCGGCCTGCGCTGCTCCGGCAATAGCTATTGCACGCCGCTCTGCCCGACGCAGGCTCGCTACAACGCGTTGAAAACGCTGGAAGACGCCGATCCGGCATTGCTGGACGTCGTCACCTGTAGCGTAGCGCACAAGTTGCTGATCGACCCATCGACCGATGCCATCACCGGCGTTCAGTTTCGCCATTATGTGCATCAGGAAACGGCATTGCATCACCTGCATACCGTCAGCGCCCGACGCTATGTGCTGGCCGGCAACGCCATTGCCAATGCGGTGCTGTTGCTGGCGTCCGATGCCTGTAAAGGTAACGATCTGGTTGGGCGTCATCTGATGGATCACCCGGTACTGCCGGTCTGGGGCCGGGCCGACGCGCCCTTGTGGCCGATGCGCGGCCCGCTCGCCACTTCGGGGATTGAAGCCATGCGGGGCGGCCCGGCCCGCGCGCATCGCGCGGCCTATCGCATCGAGCTGAGCAACGACGGCTGGCGCTGGCCGGTCAACGCCTTATACCACGATATCGAACACCTGCTGGCGGAGCCGTTGTGCGGCGCCCGCTTACGCAGCCAAATGCGCGAACGGCTGTCGCGGCAATTCAGCGCCCGCTGCCTGGTGGAACAGTTGCCGGAATACAATAACCGGGTGACCATTCATCCTGACTACCGCGACGCGCTGGGCAATCATCGTCCGGTCATCCACTATGACCTGTCGCTGTACACCCGCACCGGCGTCGCGCGCGCCGGCAACGCTATGCGCCAGATTTGCCGGCACGCCGGCATTCGCGATCACAGTCATTACTCGCCCGACGACCCCGGCTACTTTACCTGTCAGGGGCAGCCGCTGGCGTTTGTCGGCGCCGGGCATATCGCCGGCACGCACTGTATGGGCAGCTCGCCCCATCATTCGGTGGTTGATCGCCAGCAACGCAGTTGGATTCATAAGAATCTCTATCTGGTGGGAGCCGGCAACATGGTCAGCATGGGAACGGCGCCGCCCACCCTGACGCTGGCGGCGTTGACGCTATGGGCCGCGCGCACAATTCTTTCCGAACTGGACAGAATGTGTGCCAGCACACGTTAA
- a CDS encoding ferritin-like domain-containing protein has translation MNLNEHATHQDLDAMFREKGYVKLTSHKDLAHELDDIRDLLQKAMVLEHAVIPPYLTMLYTMNDDIDPRVPEVIHSVVIEEMLHFVMVGNLLNAVGGTPNISGHDFLPDYPATLPFGIEDLEIQLHPFSQHAIHQAMQIEHPKYVRPDVVASHVCSDMSIGEYYVYIESRLRAAVESFGEKAVFCGDPTRQIEPEQFCHGSYGAVIPVTDLDSAVASLRQICDQGEGSPHNIWQGEDNDVPHYYRFNEIYCERLYAHGDTIASGPTGEPLTIEWDKAVRTHSAAKVSDYPEGELHKAIVRFNRRYCELLENLQLALSGRPLKLTPAVMAMGALREDFRAIVSHPFPGDNAYRAAPTFEYTPPPPPRFQAKSQAVTFSNNQATLEKLGQAYAAGDLPMALTCLSEQLVWDMTGPVDVPYTGVFYGHEGFSRFWSLMSQTVEFSSEVVEKVFFSDNQAMAYGSQQGITKSTRVPYSYDWAIRYEFTDDHRIRLMRNYFNPMRIQAALAATPPKPRSFINK, from the coding sequence ATGAACTTAAACGAACACGCCACACACCAAGATTTGGATGCTATGTTCAGGGAAAAAGGCTACGTCAAATTAACCAGCCATAAGGATCTGGCGCACGAGTTAGACGATATCCGGGACTTATTGCAAAAAGCGATGGTGCTGGAACACGCGGTAATCCCCCCCTACCTTACAATGCTTTATACGATGAATGACGACATCGATCCGCGTGTCCCCGAGGTGATTCATTCCGTCGTGATTGAAGAAATGCTGCATTTTGTCATGGTCGGCAACCTGCTGAATGCGGTGGGCGGCACGCCAAATATCAGCGGCCACGATTTTTTGCCCGATTACCCGGCCACGCTGCCGTTCGGCATCGAAGATCTGGAAATTCAGCTACACCCGTTTTCTCAGCACGCCATACATCAGGCGATGCAAATCGAACACCCGAAATACGTGCGTCCGGACGTGGTAGCCAGCCATGTCTGCAGCGACATGTCGATCGGCGAATACTACGTCTATATCGAATCACGCCTGCGGGCGGCGGTGGAATCTTTCGGCGAAAAGGCCGTGTTCTGCGGCGACCCCACCCGCCAGATTGAGCCGGAGCAGTTCTGCCACGGTTCCTACGGCGCCGTCATTCCGGTGACCGATCTGGACAGCGCGGTCGCCAGCCTGCGTCAGATTTGCGATCAGGGCGAAGGCTCGCCGCACAATATCTGGCAGGGCGAAGACAATGACGTCCCGCACTATTATCGCTTCAACGAAATCTACTGCGAGCGGCTGTACGCCCACGGCGACACCATCGCCAGCGGCCCGACCGGCGAACCGTTGACGATCGAATGGGACAAGGCCGTCAGAACCCACAGCGCGGCCAAAGTCAGCGACTATCCGGAAGGCGAGTTGCACAAGGCGATTGTGCGCTTCAACCGTCGCTACTGCGAATTGCTGGAAAACCTACAGTTGGCGCTGTCCGGCCGCCCGTTAAAACTCACCCCGGCGGTGATGGCGATGGGCGCGCTGCGGGAGGATTTCCGGGCGATCGTCTCCCATCCGTTCCCCGGCGACAACGCCTACCGCGCGGCGCCGACGTTCGAGTATACCCCGCCGCCGCCGCCGCGTTTTCAGGCCAAGAGTCAGGCGGTCACGTTCTCCAACAACCAGGCTACGCTGGAGAAACTCGGTCAGGCCTATGCCGCGGGCGACCTGCCGATGGCGCTCACCTGCCTGAGCGAACAGTTGGTGTGGGACATGACCGGCCCGGTGGATGTGCCTTATACCGGCGTGTTCTACGGCCACGAAGGTTTCTCCCGTTTCTGGTCGCTGATGAGCCAGACGGTAGAATTCAGCAGCGAAGTGGTGGAAAAAGTCTTCTTCAGCGACAATCAGGCAATGGCTTACGGCAGCCAGCAGGGGATCACCAAATCCACCCGCGTGCCTTACAGTTACGACTGGGCGATACGCTATGAGTTCACCGACGACCACCGTATCCGGCTGATGCGCAACTACTTCAACCCGATGCGTATTCAGGCCGCGCTGGCCGCTACGCCGCCGAAACCGCGCTCGTTCATCAACAAGTAA
- a CDS encoding inositol monophosphatase family protein: MSDLQLRFETANTVMEEAALLARQLFARRDSVVVEQKSANDFVSDADRQVEQLIRDRLREAFPQDAILGEEMGGEAGDSFWAIDPIDGTTNFLRGLPLWGISIGYVENGLAMVGTVALPMLNLTLSAAIGCGVWRNGMPYRRQVPFSEVRLVALGESNKWAAAEVAMLDGYLRDEGWAVARYRCATVGLGFAALGFTDGYVEKNTSIWDIAAGVVICTEAGLVVKYRGSYEVGGMHVATAIPDVQQIVEPFFSL, translated from the coding sequence ATGTCTGATTTGCAGTTGCGCTTTGAGACCGCCAACACGGTCATGGAGGAAGCGGCGTTGCTGGCAAGGCAGTTGTTTGCCCGGCGTGACAGCGTGGTGGTGGAACAGAAATCCGCCAATGATTTTGTGTCGGATGCGGACCGGCAGGTCGAGCAGTTGATCCGCGACCGTCTGCGGGAGGCGTTTCCGCAGGACGCTATTCTGGGCGAAGAAATGGGCGGCGAAGCCGGCGATAGTTTCTGGGCCATCGACCCGATAGACGGCACCACCAACTTTTTGCGCGGTTTGCCGCTGTGGGGCATTTCGATCGGGTATGTCGAAAACGGGCTGGCGATGGTCGGCACCGTTGCGTTGCCGATGTTGAACCTGACGCTGTCGGCGGCGATAGGCTGCGGCGTATGGCGTAACGGGATGCCGTATCGCCGTCAGGTGCCGTTCAGCGAGGTTCGGCTGGTGGCGCTGGGGGAAAGTAATAAGTGGGCGGCGGCGGAAGTGGCGATGCTGGACGGCTACCTGCGTGATGAAGGCTGGGCGGTGGCGCGCTATCGCTGCGCTACTGTCGGACTGGGGTTTGCCGCGTTGGGGTTTACTGACGGTTACGTGGAGAAAAACACCAGCATCTGGGATATCGCCGCCGGGGTGGTGATCTGTACGGAAGCCGGGCTGGTGGTGAAATATCGCGGAAGTTATGAGGTGGGCGGTATGCATGTGGCGACCGCCATCCCCGACGTGCAGCAGATCGTGGAGCCGTTCTTCAGTCTGTGA
- a CDS encoding glycerophosphodiester phosphodiesterase family protein, producing MSDVITDHLRHHRVVNDALIAHRGASALAPENTLVAMRKAAQLGAKWLEVDVKLTRDRQPVIIHDDRVDRTTNGRGLVAGLTLADIRQLEARAQFGDAFAGVTIPTLQELIACVLELDMGLQLELKPTAGDDVETAEVALGVLKSMWPANRERLFLSSFSVRSIQAAARLMPDVPRAFAVVVPPRRPVALLQETHCQILHCLSELLDDEAQHILADSDIEYAVAVVNDAAQARRFLDNGAQTILSDIPDLLG from the coding sequence ATGTCTGATGTGATAACCGATCACCTTCGTCACCACCGCGTGGTGAATGATGCATTAATCGCCCACCGCGGCGCCTCGGCGCTGGCGCCGGAGAATACGCTGGTTGCCATGCGTAAGGCGGCGCAACTGGGGGCAAAGTGGCTGGAGGTGGATGTCAAACTGACGCGGGATCGCCAGCCGGTGATCATCCATGATGATCGGGTGGATCGCACCACCAATGGGCGCGGTCTGGTCGCCGGCCTGACGCTGGCGGACATTCGCCAGCTGGAGGCGCGCGCGCAATTCGGCGACGCGTTCGCCGGGGTAACCATCCCGACGCTGCAGGAGCTGATTGCATGCGTGCTGGAGCTGGATATGGGATTGCAGCTGGAACTGAAACCGACCGCAGGCGACGACGTGGAAACGGCGGAGGTGGCGCTGGGCGTACTGAAATCAATGTGGCCCGCCAACCGCGAGCGGCTGTTTCTGTCGAGTTTTTCCGTTCGTTCCATTCAGGCGGCGGCGCGGCTGATGCCGGATGTACCGCGGGCGTTTGCCGTGGTGGTGCCGCCCAGGCGCCCGGTGGCGTTGTTGCAGGAAACCCATTGCCAGATTTTGCACTGCCTGTCGGAGCTGCTGGATGACGAGGCCCAGCACATCCTGGCGGACAGCGATATCGAATACGCGGTGGCAGTCGTCAATGATGCCGCTCAGGCCCGGCGCTTCCTCGATAATGGCGCCCAGACGATCCTGTCTGATATTCCCGATTTGCTGGGTTGA
- a CDS encoding extracellular solute-binding protein produces the protein MFIRLSLSKIGRLAALLVLLLPLLRVQAQTPDLSSLSWQAVEAQARQEGQLVWFNWYYQDRLREEVKAFEKQYGIRVTIPDGEAMASINKLLAEQHREQGDIDVISVGGSQFGLLNGPKLFWGPLKARLPAGDKLSYQIEGVDTQGYAVAFWGNQTVIAYNSARIDTADLPHSLPQFEQFLVKNPGEFTFNVENGGSGPAFIESVTRALVTDVNYRDGNAAPAVLQRLAPSWSWFNRYKGSMVISASNADSITRLNAGEFKLAASWEDLVLSLQHKGEVSPDIKFYLPDFGMPGGGNVVGIPANAKHKAAALLFIHWLTQPDTQRRFHSQFGTALLTPADDGAQATDSLDRSRSFAWAAKPLGDEIKKQFIQNVMLK, from the coding sequence ATGTTCATTCGACTCAGTCTGTCAAAAATAGGGCGACTGGCGGCGTTGCTGGTACTGTTGCTGCCGTTACTGCGGGTGCAGGCCCAGACGCCGGATTTGTCTAGCCTGTCCTGGCAGGCGGTGGAAGCGCAGGCGCGTCAGGAAGGTCAGCTTGTCTGGTTCAACTGGTACTATCAGGACCGATTGCGCGAAGAGGTGAAGGCGTTCGAGAAACAGTATGGCATTCGGGTCACCATTCCCGATGGCGAGGCGATGGCCAGCATCAACAAACTGCTGGCGGAGCAGCATCGTGAGCAGGGCGATATCGACGTGATCTCGGTGGGCGGCAGCCAGTTCGGGTTACTTAACGGACCCAAACTGTTCTGGGGGCCGCTCAAAGCCCGATTGCCGGCCGGCGACAAACTAAGCTACCAGATCGAAGGGGTTGATACCCAGGGCTACGCGGTGGCGTTCTGGGGCAATCAGACCGTGATCGCCTACAATTCTGCGCGCATCGACACGGCCGATCTGCCGCATTCGCTGCCGCAGTTCGAACAGTTTTTGGTGAAAAACCCCGGTGAATTCACCTTTAACGTAGAGAATGGCGGCTCCGGTCCGGCGTTTATCGAATCCGTTACCCGGGCGTTGGTCACCGACGTCAACTACCGTGACGGCAATGCCGCGCCGGCGGTGTTGCAGCGGCTTGCGCCCTCCTGGAGCTGGTTCAACCGTTACAAAGGCAGCATGGTGATCAGCGCGTCCAATGCCGACAGCATCACCCGACTGAATGCCGGCGAATTTAAGCTCGCCGCTTCATGGGAGGATTTGGTGCTGTCGCTGCAACACAAAGGCGAAGTGTCGCCGGATATCAAATTCTACCTTCCTGATTTTGGCATGCCGGGCGGCGGCAATGTGGTGGGGATCCCGGCCAACGCCAAACATAAGGCGGCGGCATTACTGTTCATCCACTGGCTGACGCAGCCGGACACGCAACGGCGCTTTCACTCGCAGTTCGGTACGGCGCTGCTGACGCCGGCGGACGACGGCGCTCAGGCGACGGATTCGCTGGATCGGTCGCGCAGTTTCGCCTGGGCGGCCAAGCCATTGGGCGACGAAATCAAAAAGCAGTTTATTCAAAACGTGATGCTGAAATGA
- a CDS encoding ABC transporter permease — protein sequence MQQTVIDRLNRLLVVVILLLGTVWLILPFAMAVLWSLVDPSHPWAYPDVFPPVLSLQRWRELWNNTSLPDALLHSYLLAPMVTLTCLLLAMPTAYAFGRLSFPGKGLAQALTLLPIVLPGFVVAVFFSSLLMRLGVYSRFMGIFLGHTVLFLPYAIRILSVSFSQVRQDLVDAARNLGASRREIFRVAYWPALQSGALAAIIMVFILSIEEFSVSYIVGAPDFITVPTILYSYLGYNFIRPNAAVVSLILVVPNVLLMLLMERCLRHVPASAFVNKG from the coding sequence ATGCAGCAGACCGTGATTGACCGACTCAACCGCCTGCTGGTGGTGGTGATCCTGCTGTTGGGGACCGTGTGGTTGATTCTGCCGTTTGCCATGGCGGTGCTGTGGTCATTGGTGGATCCGTCTCACCCGTGGGCGTACCCGGATGTCTTCCCGCCGGTGTTGTCGCTGCAGCGCTGGCGTGAATTATGGAACAACACCTCGCTGCCCGATGCGTTGTTGCACAGCTATCTGCTGGCGCCGATGGTGACGCTGACCTGCCTGCTGCTGGCGATGCCGACCGCTTATGCCTTTGGCCGCCTGTCGTTTCCCGGCAAAGGGCTGGCACAGGCGCTGACGCTGCTGCCGATCGTGTTGCCGGGGTTCGTGGTGGCGGTGTTCTTCTCCTCATTGCTGATGCGCCTGGGGGTGTACTCGCGGTTCATGGGGATTTTCCTCGGTCATACGGTGCTGTTTCTGCCGTACGCCATCCGCATTCTGAGCGTCTCTTTCAGTCAGGTCCGGCAGGATCTGGTGGATGCGGCGCGCAACCTGGGCGCATCCCGGCGGGAAATCTTCCGGGTGGCCTACTGGCCGGCGCTTCAATCCGGGGCGCTGGCGGCGATAATCATGGTGTTCATTCTGTCCATCGAAGAGTTTTCCGTTTCCTACATTGTGGGCGCGCCCGACTTTATCACCGTGCCGACCATTCTGTATTCGTACCTGGGTTATAACTTCATTCGGCCTAATGCGGCGGTGGTGTCGCTGATTCTGGTGGTGCCTAACGTGTTGTTGATGCTGCTGATGGAGCGCTGTCTCAGACATGTTCCGGCGTCTGCGTTCGTCAATAAGGGATAA
- a CDS encoding ABC transporter permease — protein MRSSLMAYLMLLPGLGIIVLAMGAVLGMAFSQSLGFFNFAGDSGLSLRFWQTMLTDEQLWRSFFYSARIALVSALLSAALAYPLAIWLRKPFPGAVTLRALLKAPLLVPGLTAAFLFVNFISYQGFLNVAMLRLGLTERPIRMQNDANGIGVILLQVWKQMPFALLLLSGSVQAIGDTVLDAARNLGAGAWVRFRRIVLPLTLRALQTAMMLIFIGAAGDFSFQSVAGPVNLNSMSQLMLRVQQSGAEGWNQAAVVAVMLMLLSLAGAGLLAVAARAAVHRIGK, from the coding sequence ATGAGATCGTCGCTGATGGCTTACCTGATGCTGCTGCCGGGGCTGGGGATCATCGTGCTGGCGATGGGCGCAGTGTTGGGGATGGCGTTTTCCCAGTCGCTGGGGTTCTTTAATTTTGCCGGCGACAGCGGGTTATCGCTGCGTTTCTGGCAAACCATGCTGACCGACGAACAGCTGTGGCGCTCTTTTTTCTACTCGGCGCGCATTGCGCTGGTTAGCGCGCTGCTGTCGGCGGCGCTGGCCTACCCGCTGGCGATTTGGCTGCGCAAGCCGTTTCCGGGGGCCGTCACCCTGCGTGCGTTGCTGAAAGCGCCGCTGCTGGTGCCGGGGCTGACCGCGGCGTTTCTGTTCGTCAATTTCATCTCTTATCAGGGGTTTCTCAACGTCGCCATGCTACGACTGGGGCTGACGGAGCGGCCGATTCGTATGCAAAACGACGCCAACGGCATCGGCGTGATTCTGTTGCAGGTCTGGAAACAGATGCCGTTTGCGTTGCTGTTGCTGAGTGGTTCGGTTCAGGCTATCGGCGACACGGTGCTGGACGCCGCCCGCAATCTTGGCGCCGGCGCCTGGGTTCGTTTTCGTCGCATCGTGCTGCCGCTGACGCTGCGGGCGTTGCAAACGGCGATGATGCTGATCTTTATCGGCGCCGCCGGTGATTTTTCCTTTCAGTCGGTGGCGGGGCCGGTCAACCTCAACTCCATGTCGCAACTGATGCTGCGGGTTCAGCAGTCGGGCGCTGAAGGCTGGAATCAGGCGGCGGTGGTGGCGGTGATGCTGATGTTGTTGTCGCTGGCGGGGGCCGGGTTGTTGGCGGTCGCGGCCCGCGCGGCCGTGCACAGAATAGGGAAATAA